One window of Plasmodium relictum strain SGS1 genome assembly, chromosome: 14 genomic DNA carries:
- a CDS encoding calmodulin, putative, with amino-acid sequence MEYEGEIFHLTEYQIKKTVKAFNYLDKKKKGLLKFDLLGNLLRCCGYNVSLKEIEKIKEKIIEKKIIEKKKEKTKEEEKREKEIIIYDENEELNNNNNQLNKNDIINDDNNNISELLNNLKNYDNFMEIEKKKEEIKKEEEENKNLFSIKEYFRIIQIPNITNEIKPPNILDSFEVFDEKGNGKISIKKLRFILQYLGEPFSNSEFDEFFEWIKTLDKVYKNDHIIYEDLLNELINKDSNI; translated from the exons atggaaTATGAAGGagaaatttttcatttgacagaatatcaaataaaaaaaacagtaAAAGCTTTTAATTACTtagacaaaaaaaagaaaggaTTACTAAAGTTTga ttTATTAGGGAATCTGCTACGATGTTGTGGATATAATGTatcattaaaagaaattgaaaaaataaaagaaaaaataatagaaaagaaaattattgaaaaaaagaaagaaaaaactaAGGAGGAAGAAAAgagagaaaaagaaataataatatatgatgaaaatgaagaattaaataataataataatcagCTTaacaaaaatgatataattaatgatgataataataatatatcagAGTTATTAAAcaatttaaagaattatgATAACTTCATGgaaatagagaaaaaaaaagaagaaattaaaaaagaagaagaagaaaataaaaatttatttagtaTAAAAGAGTACTTCAGAATTATCCAAATACCAAATATAACTAATGAAATAAAACCTCCAAATATTTTAGATTCTTTTGAAGTTTTTGATGAAAAAGGAAATGGAAaaatatcaataaaaaaGTTGAGATTTATTTTACAATATTTAGGTGAACCTTTTAGCAATTCAGAATTTGATGAATTTTTTGAATGGATTAAAACC ttaGACAAAGTCTATAAAAATGATCATATAATATATGAGGATTTACTAAATGagttaataaataaagattCAAATATATGa
- the DHHC4 gene encoding palmitoyltransferase, putative, producing the protein MKILKRSKSLERQNFDKINNVQIYGENQIHCKGFFISGPAFLTVISSFLMIFIPVGIFHAFTSTWFFEKGIYFVTFLNLFFFVLTIYSFFKTSFMDPGIIPRQKSVLNLYDVIIEQYRETQPPRQKEVLINGHFYKLKYCYTCNIYRGLRTVHCSICDNCVEKFDHHCPWVGNCIGARNYKYFVFFVLNLYILICITLSASIYKLVICINKLSGDGYNTEKIFIHIWRVAADSLILIIYTVLTLWFVIGLLCYHIYTILTNQTTYEQIKTFYQNDNPFNIGIVNNIKEVLFTKTRPSYINFVNPQLQVVDKNCYHNIIVFNDKGVNIEEDIREKSSSDNRKKDKKKMDSMEIRSINKKSSKKKKSSKDCIPPSHGSKIRIKSYNIKKKINKEKISEEYDITKISNISNKAIEKSAHLKFDKNKNIKYTKIKLPKIKNDDSEHLNEDVEEKNVSSHKRIINLNNVGALFIKNNSSSSISTKNGNNKEMKKKRRDNYVDNEIDNEFYDYQEELIDIEKRMLKKDDYIVIKNTNEKNGEYSNKMKKKQKKKILYKTKESKQIRKKKIKYETKINCFNSSIQVRKKRNFPILNKKRFSFIGNLKNKSEIYYIVSYCNEKKKKSSINSEKEFKKKENIDEDKIFFKEYNRSTKKKEKMKLKENKREEDIQKNVIIDIYNNMPDERKTKINNEIILEIPKKKEYESNTSLEEIEKRKKTNYIKYDRLYLVGKGCKLENFSEIYEMKYAKMHNLKYKKINKKLKKNKLKLLSKSHINIHLFYNNKECTNVSNNINGNIDTLGKYESCNFNNIYFSKIKNINKIDNLKLLNYLVHKNKQNEIRSDMKKKSKVSKFFYFFTTFALIIKCIHIPSNNDND; encoded by the exons ATGAAAATACTAAAAAGAAGTAAGTCGCTAGAAAGGcaaaattttgataaaataaataatgtacAAATATATGGAGAAAATCAAATTCATTGTAAaggtttttttatatcagg ACCGGCATTTTTAACAGTAATATCATCTTTTCTTATGATATTTATTCCTGTTGGTATTTTTCATGCATTTACTTCAACa tgGTTTTTTGAGAAAGGTATTTATTTTGTTACTTTTTTGAActtgtttttttttgtattaacaatatattctttttttaaaacaagtTTTATGGATCCTGGTATAATACCAAGACAA aaatctgttttaaatttatatgatgTAATAATTGAACAGTATAGAGAAACCCAGCCACCAAGACAAAAAGAAGTTTTAATTAATGggcatttttataaattaaaatattgttatacttgtaatatatatagagGTTTAAGAACTGTACATTGTTCTATTTGTGACAACTGCGTTGAAAAATTCGATCATCATTGTCCTTG GGTTGGGAATTGTATAGGTGCAAGAAATTAcaaatattttgttttttttgttttaaatttatatatactaaTATGTATAACTCTAAGTGcaagtatatataaattagttatatgtataaataagtTATCTGGTGATGGATATAATACTGAGAagatttttattcatatttggAGAGTTGCTGCAGATAgcttaattttaattatatatactgttttaaCATTGTGGTTTGTTATTGGTTTGTTATGTTATCATATTTATACTATCTTAACTAATCAAACAACTTATGAACAAATAAAGACGTTTTATCAAAATGATAACCCATTTAATATTGGAAtagtaaataatataaaggaagtattatttacaaaaacAAGACCATCTTACATCAATTTTGTTAATCCACAGTTACAAGTTGTTGACAAGAATTGCTATCACAATATTATAGTTTTCAACGATAAAGGTGTGAATATAGAAGAAGATATTAGAGAAAAATCTTCATCtgataatagaaaaaaggataaaaaaaaaatggattcTATGGAGATACgttcaattaataaaaaatcatccaaaaaaaaaaaatcaagtaAAGATTGTATTCCCCCATCACATGGTAGTAAAATTAGAATTAAatcatataatataaaaaaaaaaataaataaagagaaAATCAGTGAAGAATATgatattacaaaaataagTAATATATCTAATAAGGCAATAGAAAAATCTGCtcatttaaaatttgataaaaataaaaatataaaatatacaaaaattaagctacctaaaataaaaaatgatgattCAGAACATTTAAATGAAGATGTTGAAGAGAAAAACGTTTCTTCTCATAAACgcataattaatttaaataatgttgGTGCAttgtttattaaaaataatagttcATCTAGTATTAGTACTAAAAACggaaataataaagaaatgaagaaaaaaagaagagaTAATTATGTTGATAACGAAATAGATAATGAGTTTTATGATTACCAAGAAGAACTAATagatatagaaaaaagaatGTTGAAAAAAGATGACTatattgtaataaaaaatacaaatgaaaaaaatggagagtattcaaataaaatgaaaaagaaacaaaagaaaaaaatactttataaaacaaaagaaTCTAAgcaaattagaaaaaaaaaaattaaatatgagACAAAAATTAATTGTTTTAATAGTTCTATTCaagtaagaaaaaaaagaaattttccTATCTTAAATAAAAAACGATTTTCGTTTATAGgaaatttaaagaataaaagtGAAATATATTACATAGTAAGTTATTgtaatgaaaagaaaaaaaaaagttctaTTAACTcagaaaaagaatttaaaaaaaaagaaaatattgatgaagataaaatattctttaaagaatataatagaagtacaaaaaaaaaagaaaaaatgaaattaaaagaaaataaaagagaggaagatatacaaaaaaatgtaataatagacatatataataatatgcCTGATGAAAGAAAGACAAAAAtcaataatgaaattatattggaaataccaaaaaaaaaggaatatgaATCAAATACTTCATtggaagaaatagaaaaaagaaagaaaaccAATTATATAAAGTATGATAGACTCTATCTCGTCGGAAAAGGTTgtaaattagaaaattttaGTGAAATTTATGAAATGAAATATGCAAAAATGCATAAtctgaaatataaaaaaataaataaaaaattaaaaaaaaacaaattaaaattattatcaaaatcacatataaatattcatttgttttataataataaggaATGTACAAATGTATCAAATAACATTAATGGCAACATTGACACATTAGGAAAATATGAAAGTTGCAATTTtaacaatatatattttagtaaaataaaaaatattaataaaatcgATAACTTAAAATTACTTAATTATTTAGTTCacaaaaataaacaaaatgaaATCCGTTctgatatgaaaaaaaaaagtaaagtatcaaaatttttttatttttttactacCTTTgcattaataattaaatgtATACATATACCTTCTAATAATGATAACGAttga
- a CDS encoding transcription elongation factor s-II, putative, with the protein MSESENITYIKNIQGRLKDKESKLANTNEDDIDSNLIKEINEDLNLLKNVKINKDILKSTKIGITVNKFTKINNEVIQNISKDLVEKWKNIALNEKISTIKSAQSIKKRKSEIGESVDAGSDECELKKVKIQNNSNVNDSLDILKDSNEEKQNKYKNNVEKQINEINENNVYEKNDNININNDKNIKDFKINDLKVLNEWNYDGKLHNDVHRDKAKQFLFKAFLTGSNNNLLYTIDRIKLNEVVYDIENELHKYYVQKRNSQREYNMQLKSIKFNLSDKKNPNFNEKIYKGFISPKDLVTMNSQEMASDEKKNEREKCLQESLIACQSDWDVKNILLKKSRKGEFQCYKCKGYDTIYHQLQTRSSDEPMTTFVTCLKCNNRWKF; encoded by the coding sequence ATGAGCGAATCAGAAAATATTAcatacattaaaaatattcaagGAAGATTGAAAGATAAGGAAAGTAAATTAGCAAATACTAATGAAGATGATATAGATTCTAAtcttataaaagaaattaatgaagatttaaatttattaaaaaacgtaaagataaataaagatattttgAAATCAACGAAAATAGGAATAACTGTTaataaatttacaaaaataaataatgaagttATACAGAATATATCAAAAGATCTTGtagaaaaatggaaaaatatAGCTttgaatgaaaaaatttctaCCATTAAAAGTGCACAaagcataaaaaaaagaaaatctGAAATAGGTGAAAGTGTTGATGCTGGGTCAGATGAAtgtgaattaaaaaaagtaaaaattcaGAACAATTCAAATGTAAATGATTCAttagatattttaaaagatagtaatgaagaaaagcaaaataaatataaaaataatgtagaAAAACAgattaatgaaattaatgaGAATAATGTTTATGAGAAAAATGATaacattaatattaataacgataaaaatattaaagattTTAAAATCAATGATCTAAAAGTACTTAACGAATGGAATTATGATGGAAAATTGCACAATGATGTTCATAGAGATAAAGcaaaacaatttttattcaaaGCATTTCTAACAGgatcaaataataatttgcTATATACTATAGACAGAATAAAGTTAAATGAGGTAGTTTATGATATAGAAAATGAgttacataaatattatgtTCAAAAAAGAAATTCACAGAGAGAATATAATATGCAGTTAAAatcaattaaatttaatttaagtgataaaaaaaatcctaattttaatgaaaaaatatataaaggaTTTATATCACCAAAAGATTTAGTAACAATGAATTCTCAAGAAATGGCTAGTGATGAgaagaaaaatgaaagagAAAAATGCTTACAAGAAAGTTTGATAGCTTGCCAATCTGATTGGGACgttaaaaatattcttttaaaaaaatccAGAAAAGGAGAATTTCAGTGTTATAAATGTAAAGGTTATGATACTATATATCACCAATTACAAACTAGAAGTAGTGA